Proteins encoded within one genomic window of Microbacterium sp. zg-B185:
- a CDS encoding LacI family DNA-binding transcriptional regulator, with protein sequence MTDTGTHTMGTAVTIEEVAAAAGVSRSTVSRVVNGSTAVSPKALTAVQRAIAELNYVPNRAARSLASRQTHAIALVVPEDTTRFFGDPFFAAIVSGINARLSRSDYVLNLFIASDDPGDKTTSYVRSGSVDGAFVVSHHTSDLFIDRIAAAVPVVYGGRPVRERERSYYVDVDNVNGGRTATAHLIGRGHRRIGTITGPLTMPAGIDRLEGYRQAMAEAGLPEGIVEEGNFTADGGSAAMARILAQGDLPDALFVASDLMARGVLARLGLAGIRVPDDIAIVGFDDSPVATSVSPQLTTVRQPSFAQGQRMADMLLDLLAGRSPRHVSMLETELVVRESA encoded by the coding sequence ATGACCGACACGGGCACGCACACGATGGGGACCGCTGTCACGATCGAAGAGGTCGCGGCTGCCGCCGGTGTCTCGCGCTCGACCGTCTCGCGGGTCGTGAACGGATCGACCGCGGTCAGCCCGAAAGCCCTGACGGCGGTGCAGCGGGCGATTGCCGAGCTGAACTACGTGCCCAACCGCGCCGCCAGATCGCTGGCCAGCCGCCAGACGCATGCGATCGCGCTGGTGGTCCCCGAAGACACGACGAGATTCTTCGGCGACCCCTTCTTCGCCGCGATCGTGTCGGGCATCAACGCGCGGCTCAGCCGCTCCGACTACGTGCTCAACCTGTTCATCGCCAGCGACGACCCTGGAGACAAGACCACCAGCTACGTGCGCAGCGGCAGCGTCGACGGGGCGTTCGTGGTCTCGCACCACACCAGTGACCTCTTCATCGACCGCATCGCCGCCGCCGTGCCGGTGGTCTACGGCGGCCGGCCGGTCCGTGAGCGCGAGCGCTCCTATTACGTCGACGTCGACAACGTCAACGGCGGTCGCACGGCCACGGCGCACCTGATCGGACGCGGTCATCGTCGGATCGGGACGATCACCGGACCGCTGACGATGCCGGCGGGCATCGACCGACTGGAGGGCTATCGTCAGGCGATGGCCGAGGCGGGTCTGCCCGAGGGGATCGTCGAGGAGGGCAACTTCACCGCAGACGGGGGCTCGGCGGCGATGGCGCGCATCCTCGCGCAGGGCGATCTGCCGGACGCCCTGTTCGTCGCGAGCGACCTGATGGCTCGCGGCGTGCTGGCCAGGCTGGGTCTGGCCGGGATCCGCGTGCCCGATGACATCGCGATCGTCGGGTTCGACGACTCGCCGGTCGCGACATCCGTCTCACCGCAGCTGACCACTGTGCGCCAGCCGTCCTTCGCGCAGGGTCAGCGGATGGCCGATATGCTGCTCGACCTGCTGGCCGGGCGCAGCCCGCGCCACGTGAGCATGCTGGAGACCGAACTGGTCGTCCGCGAGAG